One Triticum dicoccoides isolate Atlit2015 ecotype Zavitan chromosome 3B, WEW_v2.0, whole genome shotgun sequence genomic window, CATAGCGCATATATTCCATCCCCCAGTGCCAAGCAATCTcttgagaagaagaaaaagaagaagaatctGTCAGCAGTTGGACATCATCTCATCTCAGACGGCCATGTGGTCGATCAGCGACGACGAAGACGAGAAAGCAGAGAAgcttctatctatctatctatatatatgtACTAGACCCAACAAGAAAAGAAAAGCGAGGTAAAGCAGCAGCACCAGAGAAAAGGAGATGAATCGGATTCCGATAAACAAACcaaaaggaaggaaggaaggaaggaaggaagcaaGGAGGCTACAAATTGGGCCCAGCGCGCATGCTGCAGGCATCATATCGGTCACTCCATTTCTAGCAGGAAACCAGGAGTGAGGGATCAATGGTGAACCGCGCGCACTTGGTCATCCTCGTCCTCGCCTACCGCCTCCTGGTATCCCTCTCAGCTGAAGCACGGGCACAGCACACCAAAGAGGTAGCTCTAGTAGTAGAATTATTACTGTTATACTAGATCGCACcctgccatgcatgcatgcatgcatgtgtctcAACTCTCAGCTCTGAACCCTTAAAGGAAATGTGATATCTCAAGTGGTTTGTTTGACGGGCATCATCGTTTCAGTCGTATGTCGTCTACATGGGGAGTCCTTCCGCTTCCTCGGCagccggcgacgtggaggcggtgcGCGCCGCCCACCTTGAGATGCTGTCGTCCGTCGTGGCGAGCGGCGAGCAGGAGCCACGCCCGTCCACGCCGTCGCTCACGCATAGCTACCACCACGCGTTCCAGGGCTTCGCCGCCGACCTCACCGACGAGGAGGCCGCCGCGCTGTCCGGTTCGTTCGTCGcggttttgtttgtttgtttcttgTGATGACGATCGTGCGCCAGTGAGTTGATGGTGATTTTGTTTGGTTGTTGCACTACCAGACCACGAGAGGGTGGTGTCCGTGTTCCGGGACCGCGCTCTGCAGCTGCACACCACGCGTTCGTGGGACTTCCTCGACACCCAGTCCGGCCTCCGCACCGACCGCCTCGGCCGCCGGGCCTCCGGCGATGTCATCATCGGCGTCATCGACACCGGTACGTGCGCGACTTATGACATGGGCATTGCCTGCAACCCTTCTGATCCGCGCGCCCAAACCTTTTTGATTTCGTGTCCTACGTCGTCAGGTGTCTGGCCGGAGTCGCAGAGCTTCAACGACGCCGGGATGGGGGACGTGCCGGCGAGGTGGCGAGGCCTGTGCATGGAAGGCCCGGACTTCAAGAAGAGCAATTGCAACAAGTACTCCTTATGTCCTAACAAAACAACACTTGCCATGTTGTGCACAACGGCTTAACTTCTGAGACCGTGCTACCCTAAAAAAAAAAGCTTCTGAGACCGTGCATTGTGTGCCGCAGGAAGCTCATCGGGGCGCGGTACTACGGCATCCAGGCCGGCTCGGCGGCGCCCACGTCGTCTAACGCCTCCCTTGGCGAGGTAACGGCCGCGATGACCGGCTCGCCGCGAGACACCGTCGGTCACGGCACGCACTGCGCATCTACGGCCGCGGGCGCGGTGGTGGCGGACGCGGACTACTACGGCCTGGCCCGGGGCGCGGCCAAGGGCGGCGCGCCCGCGAGCCGCGTGGCCACGTACAAGGTGTGCGCCATGGGCGGGTGCTCCAGCTCGGCATTGCTCAAGGCCATCGACGACGCGGTGAGCGACGGCGTGGACGTGATCTCCATCTCCATCGGCATGAGCTCCGCCTTGGCGTCCGACTTCCTCAGCGACCCCATCGCGCTGGGCGCGTTCCACGCGCACCAGAGGGGCGTCCTGGTGGTCTGCTCCGGCGGCAACGACGGCCCTAATCCCTACACGGTGGTCAACTCGGCGCCGTGGATCCTCACCGTCGCCGCTTCCAGCATCGACCGCACCTTCCAGTCCAGCATCGTCCTCGGCAACGGGAACGTCGTCAAGGTACGCGTTGCCATTGccatgcttgttgttgttgcaaccTGACTGTGGTCCTGAACGTGAGGCGGTATGTCAGGGAGTCGCCATCAACTTCTCCAACCAAAGCCTGAGCGGAGAGCGGTTCCGTCTGGTGTTGGGAGCACAAGCGGCAGACCGGTACACGCCGGTGTCCGAGGCAAGGTACagcaagaccattttgagcgtAGACGGGTGCAGATGGAGTGCAGAGGGATGAATTTTGAGCGTGTTGGTCACGAATTGCATTTCATTGCAGCAACTGTTATCCGGGATCGCTGGACGTGCAGAAGGTAGCCGGAAAGATGGTAGTGTGCGTGGGCACGAACTCGATGGTGTCGCGGCGGGTGAAGAAGCTGGTGGCGGAGGGGTCCGGG contains:
- the LOC119275875 gene encoding CO(2)-response secreted protease-like; amino-acid sequence: MVNRAHLVILVLAYRLLVSLSAEARAQHTKESYVVYMGSPSASSAAGDVEAVRAAHLEMLSSVVASGEQEPRPSTPSLTHSYHHAFQGFAADLTDEEAAALSDHERVVSVFRDRALQLHTTRSWDFLDTQSGLRTDRLGRRASGDVIIGVIDTGVWPESQSFNDAGMGDVPARWRGLCMEGPDFKKSNCNKKLIGARYYGIQAGSAAPTSSNASLGEVTAAMTGSPRDTVGHGTHCASTAAGAVVADADYYGLARGAAKGGAPASRVATYKVCAMGGCSSSALLKAIDDAVSDGVDVISISIGMSSALASDFLSDPIALGAFHAHQRGVLVVCSGGNDGPNPYTVVNSAPWILTVAASSIDRTFQSSIVLGNGNVVKGVAINFSNQSLSGERFRLVLGAQAADRYTPVSEASNCYPGSLDVQKVAGKMVVCVGTNSMVSRRVKKLVAEGSGASGLVLIDDTEKDVPLDAGSFAFSQVGADLGAQILDYINSTKNPTAVILPTEDVKLFKPAPMVASFSARGPGGLTESILKPDLMAPGVSILAAAMPSTDKADVPDGNKASAFAIKSGTSMACPHVAGAAAFVKSAHPGWSPSMIRSALMTTATTRNNLGQPVAINTGAVATGHDMGAGEISPLRALSPGLVFDTTAKDYLNFLCYYGYKAKLVRMVSGDAGFACPRGAPSPDLIATGFNYPSISVPRLAAGKTVTVSRTAINVGPSNATYTATVEAPAGLSLNVLPERLVFSRRWTTAAYEVSFASVGASKGYTYGAVTWSDGAHSVRTPFAVNVV